The DNA region GCCGTGCTTGAAGAATTAGAATTTTCATTCCCTCCCTCATCCTTATAGTTAGACAAATCATCATTTGTCTCTCCTTCATTTGCAGCTCTATTATCAACCTCTATCACTACCCTATTCTCATTTAGATTTTCCTTCTCATCTTCATTAACCCTCTTGTCATCTTCAGAAACATCACTCCAATGACAAACATCATCATGAAACTGTGTCTCACTCTTTTTTGATTCATCACTCCAATCATTTGTAAGTTGTAGAGGTGATTAAAGTAGTTGTGGGGATGGTTAGGCTGGTTGTAGAGGTGATTGAGGTGGTTGTAGGGATCACTGGGCTAGCTGTGGAGGTGATTGAGGTGGCTGTGGGGATGGCTAGGCTAGTTGTGGAGGTGATTGAGGTGGTTGTAAGGATGGTTGGGCTAGCTATGGAGGTGATTGAGGTGGTTGTGGGGATGACTAAAATTCAGTGTCTATGGGTAGCAATGTTGGTCTACTTTTGACTATGTTAATTGGAAGAAATTCCACTGACTTATCAATAGTTTTAACTTCAGCTTCAATATATTGTGCAAAAACATCGCACATATCTTCATCCTTGTCTATTAGAAATCTTTTGTCTTTATTAGGATTCTTTGccgttattaatattttctcacccaagtACAAATGcattttttcattatcattatcaatgtattttttcatatcttttatGAAAACAATGTAGTTGTACTCGTCCGGATCCACATTGCCAATTTCGCAGTCACAACCACGTACGTTAAatcctataaaaataaatgttgcATTAAGTTATGTTAAATCACATATTTTGGGCAACTAAACAGTGAAAACTGTTGATAAACTAATTTAGTTACATTATTCACCTACAACATACAGTAAgcacaaaaataatttgatcaactaattcaatcacaaaaataatatatcatatagtaAGCACATTACAAGAGTAAGCATAAAACAACTGATAAAAAGTTCATGAAGATATCATTATAAAACAAGTCTATAATAGTAATCACACACTAACATACAGTAAGCACATTGCAGAAATAAGTATAAAACAAGTAATAAATCATTCAGTAAGAGCATTACagaaataaacataaaaaaggtGTTAAAAAGTTCACAAAGATACCATCTTATAAAAACAAGTTCATAACAGTAATCACATACTCACATATATCACAAACAAACCCagataaaaatcaaacaaaaatagcAACACAAGTTCATGTGTAGCAGTAATGACAAGTTCAAAACATTTATCACGAACTAATATATTGATATAAGCATATAGTaatatcaaacaaacaaacccTAAGAGAACTCAACCCTAAACCACAAGTTCATTGCATATGAATTTTAAACAtgagttaaattttaatcacaatAGAACCATATATATCGATAGTAAACACACAAACATATAGTATAACCAATCAAGGACTCCATATAGTCTGtcatatgaaaatacaaaatatataatgatgATAAAACCCTAAACTATCATACTGTAAACAGTATGTTGTTCCCATGCAAAATCATATACAATAGTATTAGCCCTAGAAAAACATACATCAACCAACAATAAAGCTAAATCATAAGAACACAAGAATCATCAAAGAATCAttccaacataaaaaaaaaaaaaacaacaacagaAATACAAACACAATATATTTTGGAACAAATAAAACTACGTGGATAGAGCAAGCCTTGACGATACAAAATGACTTCTACCACAATTAGTTAAAGTAGTAGTTAGCCTCGTTGGTGCTTCAAAAACATGAAAGAACACTCCAATAACAATTGATGTCGTCGATAAAAAGCAAAATCTCACAAAACCTTTTTAGTTTAAAGTGTTTGTCCTCCTTACTAGAAACTGCACTACTCCACCCTTGTTGATGTTATTCTCTGTTTAGTTATCGTCGTCGCCGCCTTTGTAGTCGTCGTTCACCGTTTAACATTTCAAAAACTTACAAATCTTCCCAAAGTTCTTGAAAGATTATCTAAGAAAGGCCAAACGTCGAAGAAAGGAAACGAATGAAGAGTTTCCTTCGTTCTTTtctttagaaaataatttaaatttttgaatttactgttacaatttttaaaccttttttttgtatatttaccgaagcaaaatattaaaatacccctgATCATTAATAGATAACGTTAACGGCACAAAGGTAGGACTTgggatttttcaaacctttcaGGTGGAACTTTGGGAAAgctcaaaagttgggtgggaaatagtcctttggcctataaataattattgtgtttgattaaaggtaataaaagaataattgtaaattattttacttaaatgttattaaacataattatttttaaatatttttatattatttgttatattaattaaaaataaatttatttttgtcttaaaaattaataaataataatataattataataaaattaagattaccttggtaattttttaatacctaaaataaaggtgataattagattattacatatattatctgtcacatcaacattggtaataaaatattattgtaacttttattactgacaaaccaaataaagtaataaaagatagattactaaggtaacATTTAAatctgacaaaccaaataaagtaataaaagatagattactaaggtaacATTTAAATCTTGTAACCAAACGACCTCTTAGGGTATTTTCCATAACCTTGACCATGTTGTTTTCTTATTGCTAATAcaatatttactttttaaaaaaacatttatcattGACAAACCCACTAATATTAGTATAACTTCTAAACTTTCATGTAATATTCCTCttgatcaaattatgtatacatattttaaatatataaatagacacacacatatatatataattatatgattgaataattttgaattaaagataaagtaacacacaattatataatgatataaataaatgtatatataattatatatgtaaaatagatacacataatactaCTCATATTCCTCTACATAACTCTTAATTCATTCGATCTCCTAATGTCGTCCTCTTCAAATTTAATACCcgcaaacaaaatatattattgattagttatatttatgatagaaaaaaaacataaatatttaagccttaaaatagaagaagaacaaaataaGACATCAATTTCACCTTCAAAAGGTAGTTTAAacgataaaaaataaagttttatatataaaaaaatattgatttaagtTACCTTTGAcgatatatcaagatcaaattcttattttatctaattcaatgattatgaaattaatcattaaatctagagtttattttatttaatatgattagttCGATTCTAAATATAATGATTCGATTTAAATAGAATTCCttgttacccaaaaaaaaaaacaaaaaaaagatgtCAACTTCACATTTCAAGACTTTATTTCAAAATACATTAATTTGGGGATGAAGTAGAAGTTATGAATTGCTTGGAAATTATGCTGCACTATCCATACGTAAGACTGAAAAATAGTTAATTCTGATACTCGACTTCGATTTTCCTGGAAATTTAATTGATCCTCTCCATAATTTTCTTACTAAAcaagcagaaaataaaataatccaagaaaattattaatttaattttgaaaagacaCATCATCACACCATGAGCACTTAAGAATTAAGATTAATAGTATacgaaattttatttatataaattaaattgataatatttgattaaataattttaaagtaaaaaaacaatcgtatcactcaatcataaaatactattttaatttcaataacaaattgctattttaattttaataaagaattactattttaatttgtataaataaatttatacaatttaattatatttataaatttgtttgaaaagcatattataaaaaaatatatatttgttttaaatatataaatatatatttatatatattattatatagttaaataattttaaaataaaaataaaataatatttaattatataattaaatcaatttatatatttaaaaataggtGGATGTATCATTGCCTTTAAAAACATGGGCATTGCTGCCCTACCACCGCCTCGCCACCTTGGAAACCTCATTTCCTCTTTCAACCCTTTCAATaccttgaaaaataaaagtagcTTCCCCCACCCTCCGGCGCAAGCTCCTTGAAGGCCCAGCGCTACGCACCACCTCCACCTTCACCAACTATGACAGAACAACCAGCATCACTCACGGCACCGCCACCACGACAGGGGCCGTTGTTGCACAAACAACACTCGTGGTCGCCTGATATTTATCGGGATGAGGCCTGGCTTAGACGTAAAGCTCGTAACATCAAAAACAAGAGAAGCAAGAACCTTACAGACGAGGACCTTGATGAACTCAAAGCTTGTATTGAGTTGGGCTTTGGGTTTGACACTCAAGTTGATCAACGCTTGTCCGATACTTTGCCTGCTTTAGGACTTTATTATGCCGTTAACAAGCATTACAATGATACTGTTTCAAAGTCACCGCCGTCTTTATCAATGGCGTCTGATTCTGAATCGTCACCCTCTTCGTTGGGCAGCCCTCATATAATATTCAGCTCTGgtaattttcttgttttgtggttgtatatatacttatatgacTTGCTAGATGAAAATTCTGGACTTTCTTGCTTTCGTTGATTATTTATGAAGGTGATGACGATCCCAAGACGGTGAAGACGAGATTGAGGCAGTGGGCTCAGGTGGTGGCTTGCTCTGTGCGGCAGTGTTCATAACGATAATGGCTGGATGGGCAGAggttttttttctaaaaatctaGAGCAACCATCATagttcataatttaattttaaaatattatcgataaatatttaaatttatatttaaactttttttattgttattcaaattattcCTTAGATAACATAACTTATTATCGATTGATTTCACACATGTTTTTCGGAGAAATCTctctaaattatagtttttaatgggtaaaacttttgttataatttcagagaaaaaaaaactaaccgAATGTATTGTAAGCTATCGAACCCTCGTTACACGTCCAACAAACTTTAATACTACTCTATTGTTATTtgctttaattataattttaagtatattgaatttatgtttattaatcacttaaactcgtctgtaaattattatttgattatttaattatttgattttattaaaccagaATCATAATTAACATTACCCAACTTCAAGAACTTTTCTAACAATAATATGTTTGTTACATCATTTCAAACCATGGTGATTTTAAGGAGTTCCCtacaaaaagaattaaaaaaaaaaaaatacaaaccgAAGAGTTTATGCATTTAAGCACAATTTCAGTgccttctttatttttctttcaaaaaattataattattttcagtATGAAGTTGTGAAGTTACATTATTCCAAAGAAAACATGAATTGCtatgaatgaatgaatggtGTGGGGTTGGGAAATAGTGCATCTGAAAAATTAATACTTATCTTCATTGTGTCTAGATACTAGAttgtgtaaaataaattttacatttttgacTTTGGAAGTTAGCAAAACTAATAGAACGTTAAAATTTGTAGAGAAACTTGGTTTACCCGACAAACTAATTcgaaaattttgagttttcatTGATGGGTGCTTCTAAAAAGCTATTCATATGACATGAGAATGCAAAATGGCTCCAACCAACACCACTAAACTTTGTCTCCTTCAAAGTTAATGCTGCCATCAATTAGTTCATCACCAAACAAACCACTGTGTATTATCCCTCTTCCCAGGGTCAATTGTGGGCCAAGATCCGGTCTCCTTGTTCAGTAAAATCACTTGTTGCCACCAGAGTAGCCCATTATTGCCAAAGGTTGGGCTTTTCCGGGTTCTAAAGGGTAAGTAAAAGTTTACATAattcacttaatttttttaatttccatcTCCTATTTATTGGATTAAATTGTATTAATAGTTAAGGAGGAGTGAATACAAATGTACAACACAGTTTTGCATTTGTAGTAGAGACTAAGACtgcaaaacttaaaaaaactgaaaaatcggGTAACCGAACTAAAATCGATGAAATCAAACTAAGAATATTGGTTAACTAGTCCATTGGTTCCAATTTCAATTATCGTTTTCTTTTTTTCGTTTTCAGTTCATTCCATAGACCTTAGTTAATCAACCATTCACCATTCATCACCATTCATCACCATTCATTAAGAAGAAACAGTCGCTCCTCGAAGAGGAAAATGCCCGTTTTATAAGTTGTTTAGTAATGAACAACAGTGTTTCTCAAATCGTTCACAATTCTACCAAGTTGGGATTTAGAGGTTCAAGAAGTTAAGCTTgtttcaaatgaatttgaacACAGGTTCCTAAATTTCTTGTTCAAATgaataatcttttcatttttctttttatttacgacgtttgattaaaagaaaattaaagattattctaataatatatattttattacttatattactttatttggtttataagtaataaaatatttcagtaatttttattatcaatagttatataataggtaatataagatataatctaattacaattttcattttaagtattaaaagattactaaggtaatcttaattttattataactatattcttatgtattaattttttaaagcaaaaataatctcattttcaactaatataaaaaaattttagaataattatacctaaagatatttaaataaaataatatattaatatttttttattaccgctaactaaatataataattatttatatttatatagttttatcaaatatattaataatttatacaaaataatactcaaaataatttatttttaaaataacattttaattttaataataaaatatttcttaaatcaaaCACCCCTTTTGAAGTCTTATATcgttattataaataattttttattttttattttattcaatactGAGGattttagtaataattttttacatatttgtcatgacaaaaacatttaaaaggCATCAATTACGGTTACGTTgcattaagaaaaaatatatccaaaattggatttaatatttttgacataattaTAGACCAAAGAATAAAAACAGTTTTAGGCATGGAAGACATTGTGGATCCACATTAGATCAGCTGCTGATACACGGATTATAGAACAAAGTATAAATAGATAACGAGAAGGGTCAAATTGACTCACACAATCAAAGCCTATTTAAGTCATAATTCATATATTGggattcaataataaatttttattcctgTCATCCTACGAAAAACCTTATCAaaaagggcaaaggactatttcccacccatgttttagccATTTCTCAATCACATACCCACGtcagatgaaaaacccaatcatccatccaaaatttaatctgtttgtttccacccatatttttttagttagattaaggggcaaattagtaattttatcaataatattaaataattaaaattttatctcattttttcccttttaatttgaaaaattaacatttgtccctctgaattaagttttaaaaaattcactttttccctcTGAAATGTAGTCACTTTTTCCGACGACGACTGAGAAGATTTCGTCCAGAGGTCTACCACCTCTAGACGACGATCGTCCTATgatcgtcgtccagatctggatgacgagcgtcgtcgtccagatctttggaggaagaattgttgtccagatctggacgacgcttcttCATCCAGATTTGGACGACGGACGAAGAGGCGTCGTCCAagacgacgaagcatcgtctTCCGGACGAAGAATCGTCGTCCAGATGGATGACGAAGCGTTGTCCAGTCTGGACAATGTTTCGTCGTCTATTATGGACGACGATCGTCGTCGTCCAGTGAAGCTCAACGAGCGTCGTCCATTCTCTAGACGAcgctcgtcactctccctccagccacgtCGTCGCCAGTGGCCGGAgggaaagtaaaaaaaaaattagggatttggggggggggttgaaagtcacttttcaaagttcagagATGGgggttaaaaattaatttttaaaatcggagggaaaaaatgtgataaaatatataactgTAATATaacagtaaaatgatgattttacccttctATTTAACGGAGAATTTAACGATAATTTAAAGATAAgtaaatgtttagatttttcatctaaCGTGGATATGCGTTTAAGATAGCGCTAAAAtataggtgggaaatagtccttttctcTATCAAAAACCTTATATTGGGCTTCTATTTTTCCGAAACGCGTGTCTAACTACAGTTTGAATTTCTCTACAAAAGTGTTCGGCTAGATTTTGTTCAacgtggaaaaaaaaaaagaatttgtctGTAGCAGACAATCTCTGTCTGTCATTACTCATCCAATGTggtagttaaaaaaaaaatcaacgaCAATGCTTCGATA from Mangifera indica cultivar Alphonso unplaced genomic scaffold, CATAS_Mindica_2.1 Un_0060, whole genome shotgun sequence includes:
- the LOC123207128 gene encoding uncharacterized protein LOC123207128; this translates as MTEQPASLTAPPPRQGPLLHKQHSWSPDIYRDEAWLRRKARNIKNKRSKNLTDEDLDELKACIELGFGFDTQVDQRLSDTLPALGLYYAVNKHYNDTVSKSPPSLSMASDSESSPSSLGSPHIIFSSGDDDPKTVKTRLRQWAQVVACSVRQCS